A genomic window from Cloacibacillus evryensis DSM 19522 includes:
- a CDS encoding LpxI family protein yields MDNQIALIAGEGSLPVVIASRLTDNGNPPVVYSIRESIGELSKYALDVINITKPDFGFTIKDMKKRGVRSIIMAGTVSKTLVFKPSLFDLTTQRFLAGLLFRDDHSILGAIVDFLEKEGFKVLSYRDIVPDLLAKSGHIAGRAPTRDELDDSEYGFSICKAVVPLSFGQTVIVNKRSVVAVEAMEGTDATLLRAGSLCKGGTVAKMMRLDQDERYDIPTVGPDTLRHMAQAKLSCLALHAGWTLILEPEEFRSVALKEDISVIGVEVCRSL; encoded by the coding sequence TTGGATAACCAGATAGCTCTCATCGCCGGCGAGGGATCGCTTCCCGTTGTGATAGCAAGCAGGCTGACGGATAACGGCAATCCGCCCGTCGTCTATTCTATCAGGGAGAGTATCGGCGAGCTGTCTAAGTACGCGCTTGACGTTATAAATATTACTAAGCCCGATTTCGGCTTTACGATAAAGGACATGAAGAAACGCGGCGTAAGGAGCATCATCATGGCGGGGACGGTCTCGAAGACGCTCGTCTTCAAGCCGTCGCTCTTCGACCTCACCACGCAGCGCTTTCTCGCCGGGCTGCTTTTCCGCGACGATCATTCGATCCTCGGGGCGATCGTCGATTTTCTCGAAAAAGAGGGCTTCAAGGTGCTTAGTTACCGCGACATCGTTCCCGATCTGCTCGCGAAGAGCGGACATATCGCGGGGCGCGCGCCTACCAGGGACGAGCTTGACGATTCGGAGTACGGTTTTTCGATATGCAAGGCTGTGGTGCCGCTTTCCTTCGGGCAGACGGTGATCGTCAATAAACGCTCGGTCGTCGCCGTGGAGGCGATGGAGGGCACGGACGCTACGCTGCTGCGCGCGGGCTCTCTCTGCAAAGGCGGCACGGTCGCGAAGATGATGCGCCTCGACCAGGACGAACGTTACGACATTCCCACCGTCGGCCCCGACACGCTGCGCCATATGGCGCAGGCCAAGCTCAGTTGTCTCGCGCTGCACGCCGGCTGGACGCTGATCCTTGAACCGGAGGAGTTCCGCTCCGTCGCCCTGAAGGAAGATATCTCCGTGATAGGTGTCGAAGTTTGTCGATCTTTATAA
- a CDS encoding Ig-like domain-containing protein, with protein MVTACAISLISNESYTGDINVDISGKAELESTKACAVFSKITVGDNKVNKIEISGGSFRGGDQALLLEDAENIDISLTGGSYSSNPSAYVADREKYVIVEKDGKYVVEQVYVNVAPESIELWLNTQLKKTAKLEPTSNKTGATFKWESSTPTIVSVDQTGNITALAVGSADVTARETVSGASGTCQVTVRKAGPVTVSPASVNLVLNASPTAQLTASCDKAESVTWQSSDGSIVTVDNSGTVTAVKEGKANVTATGKTSGFSDTCAVTVSRAKITMTPNTKELVLNISQTAALAASSDFEEELEWSSNNTEVVSVDQKGNITALAVGSADVTAKGKKSLSVGTCAVNVRAANPVEVTPLTEEFILNISPAKQLTATCDAAESVTWNSDKTDIVTVDDSGKITAIGLGTANVTATGSVSGFKSAPCVVTVRRANISVTPTEVELILGIAPTYQLEADSEVTDTYTWTSANKDIVTVDDSGKITAKKDGTANVTATGIKSGSVASCTVTVRTAEYVVVTPSKMELAIGATGKLSVRNDKKDSITWESSDTAVATVKDGTVTAVKAGITVITANGLHTSAACTVTVTDPASPDPVTPTPAPVAPGTVNKENNPVNKEEGKPENVEAATPAITEATEEGKAAVVSATKIEEKNLVATADGKLTISPVLAKSALEEVISADATVAPQSVALLPIVKAAVTANNVAALAFTMTGEQLGAEENTIAGDVKVIKVLADGKGGQFSYASAAAGYADKTFTLKDADGKSLALTDKVAKASTYTLVIFVADNGDFDLDATAGSVIDPVAVATNAATEPKSGSSSSGCNGGFGALALLGLALVPMFYGKKR; from the coding sequence GTGGTTACTGCATGCGCAATATCGCTAATATCAAATGAAAGCTATACGGGAGATATAAACGTAGATATTTCCGGAAAGGCAGAACTGGAAAGTACCAAAGCATGCGCTGTATTTTCTAAGATAACAGTCGGCGATAACAAGGTCAATAAAATTGAGATTAGCGGCGGTTCCTTCCGCGGCGGAGATCAGGCTCTGTTACTTGAAGATGCCGAAAACATCGATATTTCCCTCACCGGCGGCAGCTACAGCAGCAATCCGAGCGCTTATGTCGCGGACAGGGAGAAGTACGTCATCGTTGAAAAAGACGGTAAATATGTCGTAGAGCAAGTATACGTTAATGTGGCACCGGAAAGCATTGAGCTTTGGCTCAACACCCAGTTAAAGAAAACGGCAAAACTGGAGCCAACCAGCAATAAAACTGGAGCAACTTTCAAATGGGAATCCTCTACGCCCACCATCGTGAGCGTTGACCAGACGGGCAACATCACCGCGCTGGCAGTGGGTTCGGCCGATGTGACCGCGAGAGAAACCGTAAGCGGCGCTTCTGGAACCTGCCAAGTTACCGTGCGTAAAGCCGGCCCAGTCACCGTGTCACCCGCCTCAGTAAACCTCGTTCTCAATGCCTCGCCGACAGCGCAGCTTACGGCATCGTGCGATAAAGCCGAGAGCGTCACGTGGCAGTCCAGCGATGGTAGCATTGTGACCGTAGACAATTCCGGCACAGTCACTGCCGTAAAAGAGGGTAAAGCTAACGTCACGGCCACCGGCAAAACAAGCGGTTTCTCTGATACCTGTGCAGTCACCGTGAGTCGGGCAAAGATCACCATGACGCCAAACACTAAAGAACTCGTCCTTAACATTTCACAGACAGCCGCACTGGCGGCTTCCAGCGATTTTGAAGAGGAGCTCGAATGGAGTTCCAACAATACCGAAGTCGTGAGCGTCGACCAGAAGGGCAATATCACAGCTCTGGCAGTGGGTTCGGCCGATGTCACCGCAAAGGGCAAAAAGAGCCTCTCCGTCGGAACCTGCGCGGTTAATGTACGCGCGGCGAACCCCGTCGAAGTAACGCCGCTCACCGAGGAATTTATTCTCAACATCTCGCCCGCGAAACAGCTTACGGCAACGTGCGATGCCGCCGAGAGCGTCACATGGAATTCAGACAAGACTGACATTGTAACAGTAGACGATTCCGGCAAGATCACCGCCATCGGCTTAGGCACGGCCAACGTCACCGCTACGGGCAGCGTGAGCGGCTTTAAGTCCGCCCCCTGCGTCGTTACCGTGCGCCGGGCAAATATCTCCGTGACGCCGACAGAGGTGGAACTCATCCTCGGTATAGCGCCGACTTACCAATTGGAGGCCGACAGTGAGGTTACCGATACTTACACCTGGACTTCAGCCAACAAGGACATCGTGACCGTCGACGATTCCGGCAAAATCACCGCCAAAAAAGATGGCACAGCTAACGTCACCGCCACAGGAATCAAAAGCGGCTCAGTCGCAAGCTGTACAGTCACAGTACGCACCGCTGAATACGTCGTCGTAACGCCTTCCAAGATGGAACTCGCCATCGGCGCGACAGGCAAGCTCTCGGTCAGAAATGATAAAAAAGACAGCATAACCTGGGAGAGCAGCGACACAGCCGTCGCCACCGTCAAGGACGGCACGGTAACGGCCGTTAAAGCCGGCATCACCGTCATCACCGCGAATGGGCTCCATACCTCGGCCGCCTGCACGGTGACCGTCACCGACCCTGCGTCGCCCGATCCCGTCACGCCGACGCCTGCCCCCGTCGCCCCGGGGACGGTAAATAAAGAAAACAACCCCGTCAATAAAGAAGAAGGCAAACCGGAGAACGTAGAGGCGGCGACGCCGGCCATTACGGAAGCTACCGAGGAAGGTAAAGCCGCCGTAGTTAGCGCGACAAAGATCGAGGAAAAGAACCTCGTCGCCACCGCCGACGGCAAACTCACGATCAGCCCCGTGCTTGCCAAGAGCGCGCTTGAAGAAGTGATATCCGCCGACGCGACAGTCGCGCCGCAGAGCGTGGCCCTGCTTCCGATCGTAAAGGCTGCGGTAACGGCAAATAACGTGGCCGCCCTCGCCTTCACGATGACCGGCGAACAGTTGGGCGCTGAGGAAAACACAATCGCGGGAGACGTCAAGGTGATCAAGGTCCTGGCAGACGGCAAGGGCGGACAGTTCAGCTATGCCTCCGCGGCGGCAGGCTACGCGGACAAGACCTTCACGCTCAAAGACGCTGACGGCAAGAGCCTCGCCCTGACGGATAAGGTCGCGAAGGCTTCGACCTATACGCTGGTAATATTCGTAGCCGACAACGGCGACTTCGACCTCGACGCGACGGCCGGCAGCGTGATCGACCCCGTGGCGGTAGCCACCAACGCGGCGACAGAGCCGAAATCCGGCAGTTCAAGCAGCGGATGCAACGGCGGCTTCGGCGCGCTGGCGCTCCTCGGGCTCGCGCTCGTGCCGATGTTTTACGGGAAAAAGAGGTAG
- a CDS encoding lipid-A-disaccharide synthase, with amino-acid sequence MSIFISSGEASGDHYTANLAKRLRAGGYSGDIWGMGGIESREAGIRVEWHGERLQLLGLTEVISAIPSIFALRNEMVERILTESPEAVIVCDSPDYHMRLISKLRSRGYRGRIFYISPPSVWAWRSGRANDLRRNVDECLPLFKFEHEYLLSRGCVSHWRGYPLAEEFRKLAAEPSPLDGSFDRERLVAFLPGSRRSEVTALLPMMREAAAVLAERGWQPVFSVAPGLNPAVRDGMIEKFTKDGVLFYDGPGHDLMAAARCAVGASGTITVESLLLGCYMVVTYKLNPISAFVARCVIKTPYYAMANILAGEEMFPELLQEKATVDNILGHTLEWLEGEGDFRAETEKTMRRARLTLGEEGVYDFWSKRIMEASARC; translated from the coding sequence TTGTCGATCTTTATAAGCTCCGGCGAAGCCTCGGGCGATCATTACACCGCGAATCTCGCAAAGAGGCTGCGCGCCGGCGGTTATTCCGGCGATATATGGGGGATGGGCGGCATAGAGTCGCGCGAGGCGGGGATACGCGTCGAATGGCACGGAGAGCGCCTGCAGCTTTTGGGGCTCACGGAGGTCATTTCGGCGATCCCCTCGATTTTCGCGCTGCGCAATGAGATGGTGGAGCGCATCCTCACGGAATCGCCGGAGGCCGTCATCGTCTGCGACAGTCCTGATTATCACATGCGCCTGATATCGAAGCTGCGTTCGCGCGGCTACAGAGGGCGCATATTTTACATTTCGCCGCCTTCGGTATGGGCATGGCGGAGCGGCCGCGCAAACGACCTGCGCCGTAATGTCGACGAGTGTCTTCCCCTTTTTAAGTTTGAACATGAATATCTGCTGTCGCGGGGCTGCGTCAGCCATTGGCGCGGTTATCCGCTTGCCGAAGAGTTCCGGAAACTCGCGGCGGAGCCCTCGCCGCTTGACGGGAGTTTCGACCGTGAACGTCTCGTCGCCTTCCTTCCCGGGAGCCGGCGGAGCGAGGTGACGGCGCTGCTCCCGATGATGCGCGAGGCGGCGGCGGTTCTCGCGGAAAGAGGCTGGCAGCCGGTGTTTTCGGTCGCGCCGGGGTTGAATCCCGCCGTGCGCGACGGCATGATCGAAAAGTTTACGAAAGACGGAGTCTTATTCTACGACGGTCCGGGCCACGACCTGATGGCCGCCGCGCGCTGCGCCGTCGGCGCGAGCGGCACGATCACGGTCGAATCGCTGCTCCTTGGCTGTTATATGGTCGTCACCTATAAGCTGAACCCGATATCGGCGTTCGTCGCCCGCTGCGTCATCAAGACGCCCTATTACGCGATGGCCAACATCCTCGCGGGAGAGGAGATGTTCCCGGAGCTCCTGCAGGAAAAGGCCACCGTGGACAACATTCTCGGACACACTCTCGAATGGCTTGAGGGAGAGGGCGATTTTCGCGCGGAGACCGAAAAAACGATGCGGCGCGCGCGGCTCACGCTCGGCGAAGAGGGAGTATATGACTTCTGGAGCAAACGAATAATGGAGGCCTCCGCCCGATGCTGA